The proteins below are encoded in one region of Amycolatopsis acidiphila:
- a CDS encoding decaprenyl-phosphate phosphoribosyltransferase, which translates to MTNSVNKAAETGVETPEETTPAEAVDSKPENEPASVKRGPVRMVLGVVKTARPRQWAKNVLVFVAPFTAAQITNGGVLLDALIAFVTFSLVASSVYLINDAVDVEADKAHPTKRNRPIAAGVVPVPVAYAAAVVFFAVGLGLSFLASPQLAIVLGVYEAVQLGYCFGLKHQPVVDLAIVGSGFLMRSIAGGVAAGILLSQWFLLVTAFGSLFMVAGKRYAEIMLFERTGAKIRASLKKYSASYLRFVWATAAAILIMSYSLWAFTLREGAHGSIWPMISMVPFVIAVLRYAVDVDGGTAGEPEEIVLKDRVLQVLGVLWVVTLAVTFYL; encoded by the coding sequence GTGACCAACTCAGTGAACAAGGCCGCCGAGACCGGCGTGGAGACTCCCGAGGAGACCACGCCGGCCGAGGCCGTCGACAGCAAACCGGAGAACGAGCCGGCCTCCGTCAAGCGCGGCCCGGTCCGGATGGTGCTCGGTGTGGTCAAGACCGCACGCCCGCGCCAGTGGGCGAAGAACGTGCTCGTCTTCGTCGCGCCGTTCACGGCGGCGCAGATCACCAACGGTGGGGTGCTGCTCGACGCGCTGATCGCGTTCGTGACGTTCTCGCTCGTCGCGTCGTCGGTGTACCTGATCAACGACGCGGTCGACGTCGAGGCGGACAAGGCCCACCCGACGAAGCGCAACCGGCCGATCGCGGCGGGGGTCGTCCCGGTCCCGGTGGCCTACGCCGCGGCGGTGGTCTTCTTCGCCGTCGGCCTCGGCCTCTCCTTCCTGGCCAGCCCGCAGCTGGCGATCGTGCTCGGCGTGTACGAGGCCGTGCAGCTGGGCTACTGCTTCGGGCTCAAGCACCAGCCGGTGGTCGACCTGGCCATCGTCGGCTCCGGCTTCCTGATGCGCTCGATCGCCGGTGGTGTGGCCGCCGGGATCCTGCTGTCCCAGTGGTTCCTGCTGGTCACCGCGTTCGGCTCGCTGTTCATGGTCGCGGGCAAGCGGTACGCCGAGATCATGCTGTTCGAGCGCACCGGAGCGAAGATCCGGGCGTCGCTGAAGAAGTATTCGGCCAGCTACCTGCGCTTCGTCTGGGCGACCGCGGCCGCGATCCTGATCATGTCGTACTCGCTGTGGGCGTTCACCCTCCGCGAGGGCGCGCACGGCTCGATCTGGCCGATGATCTCGATGGTGCCGTTCGTCATCGCGGTGCTGCGGTACGCGGTGGACGTGGACGGCGGGACGGCCGGTGAGCCCGAGGAGATCGTCCTCAAAGACCGCGTGCTGCAGGTCCTCGGCGTGCTGTGGGTCGTGACGCTCGCGGTGACGTTCTACCTGTGA
- a CDS encoding arabinofuranosyltransferase, whose amino-acid sequence MTTTLRRRAETDTAPAPEEPPITRLTLGRTVAELVLGSVLAVVLSMVLQVAANHIGTDPGTYVPNALVNLASAVILLVLFALLGWGWAARWPSWVRVVGAWAALSVLSTLLLAIPLQATRFFLGGSSVDNTFRLQYMERMTAGHSLADMNYQGIAPYYPGGWFWLGGRFANLIGWDGWAAYKPYSILWISLATVVAFVLWSLVVRRRLALLASIATVFAGLVTVAMDEPYAWPTTAWLPPIAVLAWLVFRRRGRVPVWTLLLIGGYLGFAGMTYTLHLVLGVLAVVLLAIVAGVLDVRRGEAAGATVKRLLLRLVVIGVVTGLLSLVTWGPFILAGGLGKPNVAAHFLPETSADFPTPFEPTSVFGFLCLAGLVWLVLRARRHAVAFPLLTLAALVYVWFGLSTLALMVHTTLLSFRFVVTVDTVFAVAGVFAAVDLLRLVPKLFRDGRPVLVTGFVLAFVAALSLAQTSVKSTGDSVKTAESDYYDNGFNAKGQHDTSQDGAWTGELIGTIDELSGRAPTQDIVLSADDRLLSFAPYWGFQQTTPHYANPLAGYTQRNAEIKSWTTSADSAQLLDRLATNPHQAPNVFVLRKDNGKLAAYLASDSFPQASPVAVEKVDFEPALFDSPRFVRRDVGPFAVIALR is encoded by the coding sequence GTGACGACGACGCTGCGGCGCCGCGCCGAGACCGACACGGCGCCCGCGCCGGAGGAACCGCCGATCACCCGGCTCACGCTCGGCCGCACGGTCGCCGAGCTGGTGCTGGGCAGCGTGCTGGCCGTGGTGCTGAGCATGGTGCTGCAGGTCGCGGCGAACCACATCGGCACCGACCCGGGCACCTACGTGCCGAACGCGCTGGTCAACCTGGCGAGCGCGGTCATCCTGCTGGTGTTGTTCGCGTTGCTCGGCTGGGGCTGGGCCGCGCGGTGGCCGTCCTGGGTCAGGGTGGTGGGCGCATGGGCAGCACTGTCGGTGCTGTCGACGCTGCTGCTCGCGATCCCGCTGCAGGCCACCCGGTTCTTCCTCGGCGGCTCGTCCGTCGACAACACCTTCCGCCTCCAGTACATGGAGCGGATGACCGCGGGCCACTCGCTCGCGGACATGAACTACCAGGGGATCGCGCCGTACTACCCGGGCGGCTGGTTCTGGCTCGGCGGCCGGTTCGCGAACCTGATCGGCTGGGACGGCTGGGCCGCCTACAAGCCGTACTCGATCCTCTGGATCTCACTCGCCACCGTCGTCGCCTTCGTGCTGTGGAGCCTGGTCGTCCGCCGTCGGCTCGCCCTGCTGGCCTCGATCGCGACAGTGTTCGCCGGGCTCGTCACCGTCGCGATGGACGAGCCGTACGCGTGGCCGACCACGGCGTGGTTGCCGCCGATCGCGGTGCTCGCGTGGCTGGTCTTCCGCCGCCGCGGTCGCGTTCCGGTGTGGACGCTCCTGCTGATCGGCGGCTACCTGGGCTTCGCCGGAATGACGTACACCCTGCACCTCGTGCTCGGGGTGCTGGCCGTCGTGCTGCTCGCGATCGTCGCCGGGGTGCTCGACGTGCGCCGCGGGGAAGCCGCGGGCGCCACGGTCAAGCGGCTCCTGCTGCGACTGGTCGTCATCGGCGTCGTGACCGGGCTGCTGTCGCTGGTCACCTGGGGCCCGTTCATCCTCGCCGGCGGTCTGGGCAAGCCGAACGTCGCCGCGCACTTCCTGCCGGAGACCAGCGCGGACTTCCCGACCCCGTTCGAGCCGACGAGCGTGTTCGGCTTCCTGTGCCTGGCCGGGCTGGTCTGGCTGGTACTGCGGGCGCGCCGGCACGCGGTCGCGTTCCCGCTGCTGACGCTCGCCGCGCTGGTGTACGTCTGGTTCGGGCTCTCGACGCTCGCGTTGATGGTGCACACCACGTTGCTGTCGTTCCGGTTCGTCGTCACCGTCGACACCGTGTTCGCGGTCGCGGGCGTGTTCGCCGCTGTGGACCTGTTGCGGCTGGTGCCGAAGCTGTTCCGCGACGGACGGCCGGTGCTGGTGACGGGGTTCGTCCTCGCCTTCGTCGCGGCGCTGTCGCTCGCGCAGACCAGCGTCAAGTCCACCGGCGACTCGGTGAAGACGGCCGAGTCGGACTATTACGACAACGGGTTCAACGCCAAGGGCCAGCACGACACCAGCCAGGACGGGGCGTGGACCGGCGAGCTGATCGGCACGATCGACGAGCTGTCCGGCCGCGCGCCGACGCAGGACATCGTGCTCTCGGCGGACGACCGGCTGCTGTCGTTCGCGCCCTACTGGGGCTTCCAGCAGACCACGCCGCACTACGCGAACCCGCTGGCCGGGTACACCCAACGCAACGCCGAGATCAAGTCCTGGACCACGTCGGCGGATTCGGCACAGCTGCTCGACCGGCTCGCGACGAACCCGCACCAGGCGCCGAACGTGTTCGTCCTACGCAAGGACAACGGCAAGCTCGCGGCGTACCTCGCGTCGGACTCGTTCCCCCAGGCGTCGCCGGTGGCCGTCGAGAAGGTGGACTTCGAGCCCGCCCTCTTCGACTCGCCGCGGTTCGTCCGGCGGGACGTCGGTCCGTTTGCCGTCATCGCCCTGCGGTAA